A single Desulfovulcanus ferrireducens DNA region contains:
- the hemL gene encoding glutamate-1-semialdehyde 2,1-aminomutase, whose amino-acid sequence MTNSKELFALAQEIIPGGVNSPVRACKSVKTDPLFIAKADGAYVYTEDGQKYIDYVMSWGPMLLGHNHPAVNKALHEAVDKGTSYGAPCKAEIDLARAIVDALPGVEMVRMVNSGTEATMSALRLARGYTGRNKVVKFHGCYHGHADAFLASAGSGVATLSIPGTPGVPEETVKHTLLAEYNNLDEVKELFARYGEDIAAVFVEPVAGNMGVVLPEEGFLQGLRQITSEYGALLVFDEVITGFRVSFNGAQGLYGVIPDLTCLGKIIGGGLPVGAYGGKKEIMSRIAPCGDVYQAGTLSGNPLAMAAGLATINTLKSMDYELLAQKTKELALGLKDILSEKGVPVQVNLTASMFTLFFTSEPVKDFTSAQKSDQELFIKFYNQMREQGIYLAPSGFECAFNSFAHTEEDLEKTLDAANRIKF is encoded by the coding sequence ATGACTAACTCCAAGGAACTTTTTGCGTTAGCCCAGGAGATTATTCCCGGCGGAGTGAACAGTCCGGTTAGAGCTTGTAAGAGCGTAAAGACCGATCCTTTATTTATTGCCAAGGCAGACGGGGCATACGTTTACACAGAAGATGGGCAGAAATATATAGATTATGTAATGTCCTGGGGCCCCATGCTTTTGGGACATAATCATCCTGCGGTAAACAAGGCTTTACACGAAGCCGTAGACAAAGGCACGAGTTATGGTGCGCCGTGTAAAGCTGAAATTGACCTGGCCAGGGCTATAGTTGATGCCCTGCCCGGCGTGGAAATGGTTCGCATGGTCAATTCAGGGACAGAAGCGACCATGAGTGCTTTGCGCCTGGCCCGGGGATATACCGGTCGAAACAAGGTGGTTAAATTTCATGGGTGCTATCATGGTCATGCCGATGCCTTTTTAGCCAGTGCCGGTTCTGGCGTAGCTACATTGTCCATTCCTGGCACGCCGGGAGTACCAGAAGAAACAGTTAAACACACTCTTCTTGCTGAATACAATAATCTGGACGAGGTAAAAGAATTATTTGCCCGTTATGGAGAAGATATTGCTGCGGTTTTCGTTGAACCAGTTGCCGGGAATATGGGCGTAGTCCTGCCGGAAGAAGGCTTTTTGCAGGGTTTGAGACAGATAACCTCAGAATACGGGGCTCTACTGGTTTTTGATGAGGTGATCACCGGATTCAGGGTATCTTTTAACGGAGCCCAGGGGCTCTATGGGGTTATTCCGGATCTGACCTGTCTGGGCAAAATTATCGGTGGAGGGCTTCCTGTCGGCGCCTATGGAGGAAAAAAGGAAATCATGTCCCGGATTGCACCGTGCGGAGATGTATATCAGGCCGGAACCCTGTCTGGAAATCCTCTGGCCATGGCTGCAGGTCTGGCCACGATTAACACTTTGAAGTCAATGGACTACGAACTTCTGGCCCAAAAAACCAAGGAACTTGCCCTGGGGCTCAAAGATATCTTGTCGGAAAAAGGAGTCCCTGTTCAGGTAAACCTCACTGCATCTATGTTTACACTGTTTTTTACTTCTGAACCAGTAAAAGATTTTACCAGTGCCCAGAAATCTGACCAGGAACTTTTTATCAAATTTTACAACCAAATGCGTGAACAAGGGATTTATCTGGCTCCCTCAGGGTTTGAGTGTGCTTTTAATTCCTTTGCCCATACAGAGGAAGACTTGGAAAAAACTTTGGATGCAGCGAACAGAATTAAATTTTAA
- a CDS encoding cytochrome c3 family protein, translating into MKKSLFVALVCAALVGAFVLPNLYAVDVPDDMLLKAPAGVKMKKAPVPFSHKGAHKGIECTKCHHKWDGKSPIKKCTDAGCHDIAKAKGKEKKSIKYYYTAYHKLCMKGCHKDLKKAGKKTGPTSCNGCHPKKK; encoded by the coding sequence ATGAAAAAGTCATTGTTTGTGGCCCTGGTTTGTGCAGCCCTAGTGGGTGCATTTGTTCTTCCAAATCTCTATGCTGTAGATGTACCTGATGACATGCTGCTTAAGGCCCCTGCTGGGGTAAAGATGAAAAAAGCCCCGGTACCTTTCTCCCACAAAGGAGCGCATAAGGGAATTGAGTGTACTAAGTGTCATCATAAATGGGACGGCAAATCACCCATCAAGAAGTGTACTGATGCCGGCTGTCATGACATTGCCAAAGCAAAGGGCAAAGAAAAGAAGAGCATCAAGTACTATTATACTGCCTATCATAAACTATGCATGAAGGGTTGCCATAAAGATCTGAAGAAGGCCGGAAAAAAGACCGGTCCAACTTCTTGTAATGGCTGCCACCCCAAAAAAAAGTAG
- the ahbB gene encoding siroheme decarboxylase subunit beta: MTYSIELTPKQKEILKIIQADLPDSATPFAEIAKQTGSSEEEVLNLLTKLKNEGYIRRFGATLRHQQAGYEHNAMVAWYVEEDHDIDQVGRIMASKPEITHCYERINCLDWPYNLYTMIHGQSEEDCLRVISELVKETGVTQYEILFSYKELKKTSMEYF; the protein is encoded by the coding sequence TTGACGTATTCCATTGAGTTGACTCCCAAACAAAAAGAAATCTTAAAAATCATCCAGGCTGACCTGCCAGATTCAGCCACGCCTTTTGCCGAGATTGCCAAGCAAACAGGCTCTTCAGAAGAAGAGGTACTCAACCTGCTTACTAAATTAAAAAATGAAGGGTATATCCGACGCTTTGGAGCTACACTGCGTCATCAGCAGGCTGGCTATGAACACAACGCCATGGTTGCCTGGTATGTAGAAGAGGACCACGATATTGACCAGGTTGGACGAATTATGGCCTCTAAACCTGAAATCACCCACTGTTATGAACGTATAAATTGTCTGGATTGGCCATATAATTTGTATACCATGATTCATGGTCAAAGCGAGGAAGATTGTCTACGGGTTATCTCCGAACTGGTTAAAGAAACCGGAGTGACCCAGTACGAAATATTATTTAGTTATAAAGAATTAAAAAAGACCTCAATGGAGTATTTTTAA